A stretch of Gossypium hirsutum isolate 1008001.06 chromosome A06, Gossypium_hirsutum_v2.1, whole genome shotgun sequence DNA encodes these proteins:
- the LOC107895351 gene encoding uncharacterized protein produces the protein MSTSAAAFRLICLLHSVIALSSGALMMFYMKEMYTFTHGIETATKLLGSTPHDQLLIRTSDSFAGLLLFAVGFLLFMVSFVKDREFQSFFAKGCTVLHVSVAMWRFWFERRVEDLAWDWLRQTVGDILLAFSWVFFLVYSWREKYD, from the coding sequence ATGTCAACATCAGCAGCAGCTTTCAGGCTGATCTGTCTCCTCCACTCGGTGATCGCCTTATCAAGCGGCGCACTCATGATGTTCTACATGAAAGAAATGTACACATTCACCCACGGGATCGAGACGGCCACCAAGCTCTTAGGATCCACTCCACACGATCAGCTCTTGATCCGGACCTCCGATTCCTTCGCGGGTCTGCTATTGTTCGCCGTGGGGTTCTTGCTTTTCATGGTCTCATTTGTTAAAGACAGAGAGTTCCAATCATTCTTCGCCAAAGGGTGCACGGTTTTGCATGTATCGGTGGCGATGTGGAGGTTCTGGTTCGAGAGAAGAGTAGAGGATTTGGCTTGGGATTGGCTTCGACAGACGGTTGGTGACATATTGTTGGCTTTTTCTTGGGTATTCTTTTTGGTTTACTCTTGGAGAGAAAAGTATGATTAG